A window of Streptomyces armeniacus contains these coding sequences:
- a CDS encoding serine hydrolase domain-containing protein — MGEGDGVKRVYRVLLTATTALAVVAGSAAAFAAPEEKKAERGGLHEQLDGITADSAVGALMEVRDEDGVWRGSSGVAELGTERAVPARGQFRVGSVTKTFVATVVLQLAGEGRLRLDDTVDSWLPGAVPDGDRITLRHLLNHTSGLYDFKKTLPMPPNPEFLDDRWRTWTATEQVERAVANPPTFEPPGSAYAYSNTGYLLLGQVIEKATGRSYGTEIERRIIQPLRLRGTYLPGTSPGIRGPHPHGYVPIQKDGGKPRLVDYTEMNPSLFGAGGEMISTAKDLNRFVAALLGGRLLPDRLLDAMKTPGVETKKYGLGLAWRDTSCGIRVYGNDGDALSYQSWSFTTEDQRRQVTVALTPDFRGDTDDAVDALLDEAFCG; from the coding sequence GTGGGGGAGGGGGACGGCGTGAAGCGGGTGTACCGGGTGTTGTTGACCGCGACGACGGCGCTGGCCGTGGTCGCGGGGTCGGCCGCGGCCTTTGCCGCGCCGGAGGAGAAGAAGGCGGAACGCGGCGGATTGCACGAGCAGTTGGACGGCATAACTGCGGACAGCGCGGTGGGGGCGCTGATGGAGGTGCGTGACGAGGACGGTGTGTGGCGGGGCTCCAGCGGGGTCGCCGAGCTGGGTACGGAGCGGGCGGTCCCGGCCCGCGGCCAGTTCCGGGTGGGCAGTGTGACGAAGACGTTCGTTGCCACCGTCGTTCTGCAGCTCGCCGGCGAGGGCCGGCTACGGCTGGACGACACGGTCGACAGCTGGCTGCCGGGGGCCGTGCCCGACGGTGACCGCATCACCCTGCGGCATCTGCTCAACCACACCAGCGGGCTGTACGACTTCAAGAAGACGCTGCCGATGCCGCCGAATCCCGAGTTCCTGGACGACCGTTGGCGGACGTGGACGGCGACCGAGCAGGTGGAGCGCGCGGTGGCCAACCCGCCGACGTTCGAACCCCCGGGGTCGGCCTACGCGTACTCCAACACCGGCTACCTCCTGCTCGGCCAGGTCATCGAGAAGGCGACCGGCCGCTCGTACGGGACGGAGATAGAGCGCCGGATCATCCAGCCGTTGCGGCTGCGCGGCACCTACCTGCCGGGGACGTCCCCGGGTATCCGTGGACCGCATCCGCACGGCTACGTGCCGATACAGAAGGACGGCGGGAAGCCGCGACTCGTCGACTACACGGAGATGAACCCGTCCCTGTTCGGCGCGGGCGGCGAGATGATATCGACGGCGAAGGACCTCAACCGGTTCGTGGCCGCGCTGCTCGGCGGACGCCTCCTGCCGGACCGTCTGCTCGACGCGATGAAGACACCGGGGGTCGAGACCAAGAAGTACGGGCTGGGGCTGGCCTGGAGGGACACCTCGTGCGGGATACGGGTGTACGGCAACGACGGCGACGCCCTGTCGTACCAGTCCTGGTCGTTCACCACGGAGGACCAGCGCCGCCAGGTCACGGTCGCGCTCACGCCCGACTTCCGCGGTGACACCGACGATGCCGTCGATGCGCTCCTGGACGAGGCGTTCTGCGGCTGA
- the disA gene encoding DNA integrity scanning diadenylate cyclase DisA — MAANDRAPAPGRAGGNPGSSRADGLMRASLSAVAPGTALRDGLERILRGNTGGLIVLGVDKTVESLCTGGFVLNVEFAATRLRELCKLDGALILDREITKIVRAGVQLVPDAAIPTEETGTRHRTAQRVSIQTGFPVVSVSQSMRLIALYVDGQRRVLEDSAAILSRANQALATLERYKLRLDEVAGTLSALEIEDLVTVRDVTAVAQRLEMVRRIATEIAEYVVELGTDGRLLSLQLDELIAGVEPERELVARDYVPQPGTSGRRSRTVADALGELDRLSHTELLELPTVARALGYSGSPEILDSAVSPRGFRLLAKVPRLPGTVIDRLVDHFGGLQKLLAASVDDLQTVDGVGEARARSVREGLSRLAESSILERYV, encoded by the coding sequence GTGGCAGCCAACGACCGGGCACCAGCTCCCGGCAGGGCCGGCGGGAACCCGGGGAGTTCCCGCGCCGACGGCCTGATGCGCGCCTCTCTGAGCGCGGTCGCTCCCGGCACAGCCCTGCGTGACGGCCTCGAGCGCATCCTGCGCGGCAACACGGGAGGGCTCATCGTTCTCGGCGTCGACAAGACGGTCGAGTCCCTCTGTACGGGCGGCTTCGTGCTGAACGTGGAGTTCGCCGCGACCCGCCTCCGCGAGCTGTGCAAGCTCGACGGCGCGCTGATCCTGGACCGGGAGATCACCAAGATCGTACGGGCGGGCGTGCAGCTCGTGCCGGACGCCGCCATCCCGACGGAGGAGACGGGCACCCGGCATCGTACGGCGCAGCGGGTGTCGATCCAGACCGGCTTCCCGGTGGTGTCGGTGAGCCAGTCGATGCGGCTCATCGCGCTGTACGTGGACGGGCAGCGGCGCGTCCTGGAGGACTCGGCGGCGATCCTGTCCCGGGCGAACCAGGCGCTGGCGACGCTCGAGCGGTACAAGCTGCGGCTGGACGAGGTCGCCGGGACGCTCTCCGCGCTGGAGATCGAGGACCTGGTGACGGTCCGGGACGTGACGGCGGTGGCGCAGCGCCTGGAGATGGTGCGGCGGATCGCGACCGAGATCGCGGAGTACGTCGTCGAGCTGGGCACCGACGGGCGCCTGCTCTCCCTTCAGCTGGACGAGCTGATCGCGGGCGTCGAGCCGGAGCGCGAGCTCGTCGCGCGGGACTACGTGCCGCAGCCCGGCACATCGGGCCGCCGGTCCCGTACGGTCGCCGACGCGCTCGGCGAGCTGGACCGGCTCAGCCACACGGAGCTGCTGGAACTGCCCACCGTGGCGCGGGCGCTGGGGTATTCGGGCAGTCCGGAGATCCTGGACTCGGCCGTCTCACCGCGCGGTTTCCGGCTGCTGGCGAAGGTGCCGCGGTTGCCGGGCACGGTCATCGACCGGCTGGTCGACCACTTCGGCGGGCTGCAGAAGCTGCTCGCGGCGAGCGTCGACGACCTGCAGACGGTGGACGGTGTCGGCGAGGCACGCGCGCGGTCGGTCCGCGAGGGCCTGTCGCGGCTCGCGGAGTCCTCGATCCTGGAGCGGTACGTCTGA
- the radA gene encoding DNA repair protein RadA, with amino-acid sequence MAARKSSAKDRPSYRCTECGYSTAKWLGRCPECHAWGTVEEAGGMPAVRTTTPGRVSAAALPIGQVDGRQATARGTGVPELDRVLGGGLVPGAVVLLAGEPGVGKSTLLLDVAAKAAGTDRGPDGEQRTLYVTGEESAAQVRQRADRIGAIHDRLYLAAETDLSAVLGHLDEVKPSLLVLDSVQTVASPEIDGAPGGVAQVREVAGALIRASKERGMATLLVGHVTKDGSIAGPRLLEHLVDVVLQFEGDRHNRLRLVRGVKNRYGPTDEVGCFELHDEGITGLADPSGLFLTRRDAPVPGTCLTVTLEGRRPLVAEVQALTVDSQIPSPRRTTSGLETSRVSMMLAVLEQRGRISALGKRDIYSATVGGVKLSEPAADLAVALALASAASDSPLPQNLVAVGEVGLAGEVRRVTGVQRRLAEAARLGFTQALVPVDPGKIPDGMRVREVADIGEALRVLPSRPERPPRPERGERPERGERPERGERPEPAPH; translated from the coding sequence ATGGCTGCCCGTAAGTCGTCCGCCAAGGACCGACCCTCCTACCGCTGCACCGAGTGCGGCTATTCCACCGCGAAGTGGCTCGGCCGCTGCCCGGAGTGCCATGCGTGGGGGACGGTCGAGGAGGCGGGCGGCATGCCCGCGGTCCGTACGACCACGCCGGGCCGGGTCTCCGCCGCCGCGCTGCCCATCGGGCAGGTGGACGGGCGGCAGGCCACCGCGCGGGGCACGGGCGTGCCCGAGCTGGACCGGGTGCTGGGCGGCGGGCTGGTGCCCGGGGCCGTCGTGCTGCTCGCGGGCGAGCCGGGCGTCGGGAAGTCGACGCTGCTCCTCGACGTCGCCGCGAAGGCCGCCGGCACGGACCGGGGGCCGGACGGGGAGCAGCGGACGCTGTACGTCACCGGGGAGGAGTCCGCGGCGCAGGTGCGGCAGCGGGCGGACCGGATCGGGGCGATCCACGACCGGCTGTATCTCGCGGCGGAGACGGACCTGTCGGCGGTGCTGGGGCATCTGGACGAGGTCAAGCCCTCGCTGCTGGTCCTGGACTCGGTGCAGACGGTGGCGTCGCCGGAGATCGACGGCGCGCCGGGCGGCGTCGCACAGGTGCGCGAGGTGGCCGGGGCGCTGATCCGCGCGTCGAAGGAGCGCGGCATGGCCACGCTGCTGGTCGGCCATGTCACCAAGGACGGGTCGATCGCCGGGCCGCGGCTGCTGGAGCATCTGGTCGACGTGGTGCTGCAGTTCGAGGGCGACCGGCACAACCGGCTGCGGCTGGTGCGCGGGGTCAAGAACCGTTACGGGCCGACGGACGAGGTCGGCTGCTTCGAGCTGCACGACGAGGGCATCACCGGGCTGGCCGACCCCTCCGGGCTGTTCCTCACGAGGCGCGACGCGCCCGTGCCGGGCACCTGTCTGACGGTCACGCTGGAGGGGCGGCGGCCCCTGGTCGCGGAGGTGCAGGCGCTCACGGTGGACAGCCAGATCCCGTCCCCGCGGCGTACGACGTCCGGGCTGGAGACCTCACGGGTGTCGATGATGCTCGCGGTGCTGGAGCAGCGGGGGCGGATCAGCGCGCTGGGCAAGCGCGACATCTACAGCGCGACGGTCGGCGGCGTGAAGCTGTCCGAGCCCGCCGCCGACCTGGCGGTGGCGCTGGCGCTGGCGAGCGCGGCGAGCGACAGCCCGCTCCCGCAGAACCTGGTGGCGGTCGGCGAGGTGGGGCTGGCGGGTGAGGTGCGTCGCGTGACGGGCGTGCAGCGCAGGCTGGCGGAGGCGGCCCGGCTGGGCTTCACGCAGGCGCTGGTGCCGGTCGATCCCGGAAAGATCCCGGACGGGATGCGCGTACGGGAGGTGGCGGACATCGGCGAGGCACTGCGGGTGCTGCCGTCGCGGCCCGAGCGCCCGCCGCGACCGGAGCGCGGCGAGCGGCCGGAGCGCGGCGAGCGGCCGGAGCGCGGCGAGCGCCCCGAACCCGCCCCGCATTAG
- a CDS encoding glycosyltransferase family 2 protein, protein MRRQPPDVSVVIGAYDAMPYLTRCMESAVAQSIGHDRMEIIAIDDGATDGTGPELDRFAERYPRLITVVHQENSGGPAAPRNLGLDLATGRYVFFLDADDHLGPEAMERLVGAAESNGSDVVLGRVAGVGGRHAPRSMFRRSEPRTDVFASRVYWTLNPMKLFRRALVEDLGLRFRTDLTVGEDQPFTATAYLNARAISVVADYDCVYWVARDDGGNITRRVRATDARLRVLAAMFELLAKETVPGPGRDHLLHRHFTVDLRKALVRLAEEPERAGQEAAFETLRLLISPWYGQGVASRLPAADRLHCELVGRGLLDELLAVVAWEQARDGAGAGGEPLTTVVEDGRVYARYPYFRDPRYGLPDAAYDITAELRPRHRLSALGAGEDGGVRLAGHAYLRRVDTTEVGTRLVLRERRSAAELVLPVTHTPTPGLDEDHDPGDGCDYGHAGFEAVLDPARAGADGGPLPDGLWDVFVEAGARGVTRTVRFGRHRAPEVPGGPVSHVVRVARADGTDACGADAARVVTRYFTTPHGNLTLDVGERKHPLAERFSVDGVGWAAEGAPVLAVTGRCAVTGLPPGALTLRAVPDRRTGGAVREGPAQVAEDGRFAGRLTFADAERGVWRVELRLAVAGRVWTVPVPGGSGDPDAPALATGRWRRRGLPWYAKPLRRGEQLTFRVTRVSLTAALRRRLRRR, encoded by the coding sequence ATGCGGAGACAGCCGCCGGACGTCAGCGTCGTCATCGGCGCGTACGACGCGATGCCGTACCTCACACGCTGCATGGAGTCCGCCGTCGCGCAGAGCATCGGGCACGACCGCATGGAGATCATCGCGATCGACGACGGCGCCACGGACGGCACCGGGCCGGAGCTGGACCGGTTCGCGGAACGGTATCCGCGGCTCATCACCGTCGTGCACCAGGAGAACTCCGGCGGCCCTGCCGCGCCCCGCAATCTGGGCCTCGACCTGGCCACCGGCCGGTACGTGTTCTTCCTCGACGCCGACGACCACCTCGGCCCCGAGGCCATGGAACGGCTCGTCGGCGCCGCCGAGTCGAACGGCTCGGACGTCGTCCTGGGCCGTGTGGCCGGGGTCGGCGGGCGGCACGCGCCGCGTTCGATGTTCCGGCGGAGCGAACCGCGTACGGACGTCTTCGCCTCCCGCGTGTACTGGACGCTCAACCCGATGAAGCTGTTCCGGCGCGCGCTCGTCGAGGACCTCGGGCTCCGCTTCCGTACGGACCTCACCGTCGGTGAGGATCAGCCGTTCACCGCGACCGCCTATCTCAACGCGCGCGCCATATCCGTCGTCGCCGACTACGACTGCGTGTACTGGGTCGCCCGCGACGACGGCGGCAACATCACCCGCCGCGTGCGCGCCACGGACGCCCGCCTCCGGGTGCTCGCCGCCATGTTCGAGCTGCTCGCGAAGGAGACCGTGCCCGGTCCCGGGCGCGACCACCTGCTGCACCGGCACTTCACCGTCGACCTGCGCAAGGCCCTCGTACGGCTCGCCGAGGAGCCCGAGCGGGCCGGGCAGGAGGCGGCTTTCGAGACTCTGCGGCTGCTGATCAGCCCCTGGTACGGGCAGGGCGTCGCGTCCCGGCTGCCCGCGGCCGACCGGCTGCACTGCGAGCTCGTGGGGCGGGGGCTGCTGGACGAACTGCTCGCGGTGGTGGCGTGGGAGCAGGCGCGGGACGGAGCCGGGGCCGGTGGGGAGCCGCTGACGACGGTGGTGGAGGACGGCCGGGTGTACGCCCGGTACCCGTACTTCCGCGACCCCCGGTACGGGCTGCCCGACGCCGCGTACGACATCACCGCCGAGCTGCGGCCCCGCCACCGGCTGAGCGCGCTCGGTGCCGGGGAGGACGGCGGCGTACGGCTCGCGGGCCACGCGTACCTGCGGCGGGTGGACACCACCGAGGTCGGCACCCGCCTCGTCCTGCGCGAGCGCCGCAGCGCGGCGGAGCTCGTCCTGCCCGTCACGCACACCCCCACCCCGGGGCTGGACGAGGACCACGACCCGGGCGACGGCTGCGACTACGGCCACGCGGGCTTCGAGGCCGTCCTCGACCCGGCGCGGGCCGGTGCGGACGGCGGCCCGCTGCCGGACGGGCTGTGGGACGTCTTCGTGGAGGCGGGCGCGCGGGGCGTGACCCGGACGGTGCGGTTCGGCAGGCACCGCGCGCCGGAGGTGCCGGGCGGGCCCGTCAGCCACGTCGTACGGGTGGCGCGCGCGGACGGTACGGACGCCTGCGGTGCGGACGCCGCCCGCGTCGTCACCCGCTACTTCACGACGCCGCACGGCAACCTCACCCTGGACGTGGGGGAACGGAAGCACCCGCTGGCGGAACGGTTCTCGGTGGACGGCGTCGGCTGGGCGGCGGAGGGCGCGCCCGTACTGGCGGTGACCGGCCGGTGCGCGGTGACGGGCCTGCCGCCGGGCGCGCTGACACTGCGCGCGGTGCCGGACCGGCGTACGGGCGGCGCCGTACGGGAGGGCCCGGCGCAGGTGGCGGAGGACGGCCGGTTCGCGGGGCGGCTGACGTTCGCGGACGCGGAACGGGGCGTGTGGCGGGTGGAGTTGCGGCTCGCGGTCGCCGGCCGCGTGTGGACGGTCCCGGTGCCTGGCGGGTCGGGTGACCCGGACGCGCCTGCCCTTGCCACCGGCCGGTGGCGGCGGCGCGGACTGCCCTGGTACGCCAAGCCGTTACGGCGCGGGGAGCAGCTCACGTTCCGGGTGACGCGGGTGAGCCTGACCGCGGCCCTGCGCCGCCGCCTGCGGCGGCGCTAG